Proteins from a single region of Antechinus flavipes isolate AdamAnt ecotype Samford, QLD, Australia chromosome 2, AdamAnt_v2, whole genome shotgun sequence:
- the LOC127552514 gene encoding olfactory receptor 4K13-like isoform X2 translates to MDLKNHSVINEFILLGLTSSWELEIFFFAIFLLAYTSILVGNSLIIVMVTFDSRLNSTPMYFLLANLSFLDMTLSTVTVPKMITDFFRERKTISLWGCMAQIFLVHLLGGSEMALLVVMAVDRYVAICKPLHYTTIMNWRILLRSILLSWVVGFVHTMSQMAFAVTLPFCGPNVIDDVFCDLPLVMSLACTDTYILDLLVIADSGLLSLISFVLLLISYIVILVTVQRRSPSGLSKALSTLSAHITVVILFFGPSILIYAWPVSSYALDKFLSVFFSVITPLLNPVIYSLRNQEMKAAMIRLRNRHISSRPTL, encoded by the coding sequence ATGGATTTGAAGAATCACTCTgtgataaatgaatttattttgttaggACTCACCAGTTCTTGGGAACTCGAAATATTTTTCTTTGCGATATTCCTCCTGGCCTATACATCAATTTTGGTTGGAAACAGTCTCATTATAGTGATGGTTACCTTTGATTCCCGTTTGAATTCCACTCCCATGTACTTTCTTcttgccaatctttcttttcttgacaTGACCCTTTCCACTGTTACTGTCCCCAAGATGATCACAGACTTCTTCAGGGAGAGAAAAACCATCTCCTTATGGGGCTGCATGGCACAGATATTTTTAGTTCACCTCTTAGGGGGCAGTGAGATGGCTCTTCTCGTAGTCATGGCTGTTGATCGTTATGTTGCAATTTGTAAACCTCTCCACTATACAACTATCATGAACTGGAGGATCTTATTAAGAAGTATCTTGCTTTCATGGGTTGTTGGCTTTGTGCACACCATGAGCCAAATGGCCTTTGCTGTAACCTTGCCTTTTTGCGGTCCTAATGTGATTGATGATGTTTTTTGTGACCTTCCTCTGGTGATGAGCCTTGCTTGTACTGATACCTATATCCTAGACCTTCTTGTCATTGCTGACAGTGGGCTGCTCTCACTgatctcctttgttcttttaCTTATCTCTTATATTGTTATCTTGGTCACTGTCCAGCGTCGTTCTCCAAGTGGTCTTTCTAAGGCTCTGTCCACATTATCTGCTCACATTACAGTGGTGATTCTCTTTTTTGGGCCAAGTATTTTAATCTATGCTTGGCCAGTTAGTAGCTATGCATTAGACAAATTTCTCTCAGTGTTTTTCTCTGTTATCACTCCTCTATTAAATCCAGTTATATACAGTCTGAGGAATCAGGAGATGAAGGCTGCGATGATTAGACTGAGGAATCGGCACATCAGTTCTAGGCCTACCCTCTAG
- the LOC127552514 gene encoding olfactory receptor 4K13-like isoform X1, which yields MSHSNHSVINEFILLGLTSSWELEIFFFAIFLLAYTSILVGNSLIIVMVTFDSRLNSTPMYFLLANLSFLDMTLSTVTVPKMITDFFRERKTISLWGCMAQIFLVHLLGGSEMALLVVMAVDRYVAICKPLHYTTIMNWRILLRSILLSWVVGFVHTMSQMAFAVTLPFCGPNVIDDVFCDLPLVMSLACTDTYILDLLVIADSGLLSLISFVLLLISYIVILVTVQRRSPSGLSKALSTLSAHITVVILFFGPSILIYAWPVSSYALDKFLSVFFSVITPLLNPVIYSLRNQEMKAAMIRLRNRHISSRPTL from the exons ATGTCTCATtca AATCACTCTgtgataaatgaatttattttgttaggACTCACCAGTTCTTGGGAACTCGAAATATTTTTCTTTGCGATATTCCTCCTGGCCTATACATCAATTTTGGTTGGAAACAGTCTCATTATAGTGATGGTTACCTTTGATTCCCGTTTGAATTCCACTCCCATGTACTTTCTTcttgccaatctttcttttcttgacaTGACCCTTTCCACTGTTACTGTCCCCAAGATGATCACAGACTTCTTCAGGGAGAGAAAAACCATCTCCTTATGGGGCTGCATGGCACAGATATTTTTAGTTCACCTCTTAGGGGGCAGTGAGATGGCTCTTCTCGTAGTCATGGCTGTTGATCGTTATGTTGCAATTTGTAAACCTCTCCACTATACAACTATCATGAACTGGAGGATCTTATTAAGAAGTATCTTGCTTTCATGGGTTGTTGGCTTTGTGCACACCATGAGCCAAATGGCCTTTGCTGTAACCTTGCCTTTTTGCGGTCCTAATGTGATTGATGATGTTTTTTGTGACCTTCCTCTGGTGATGAGCCTTGCTTGTACTGATACCTATATCCTAGACCTTCTTGTCATTGCTGACAGTGGGCTGCTCTCACTgatctcctttgttcttttaCTTATCTCTTATATTGTTATCTTGGTCACTGTCCAGCGTCGTTCTCCAAGTGGTCTTTCTAAGGCTCTGTCCACATTATCTGCTCACATTACAGTGGTGATTCTCTTTTTTGGGCCAAGTATTTTAATCTATGCTTGGCCAGTTAGTAGCTATGCATTAGACAAATTTCTCTCAGTGTTTTTCTCTGTTATCACTCCTCTATTAAATCCAGTTATATACAGTCTGAGGAATCAGGAGATGAAGGCTGCGATGATTAGACTGAGGAATCGGCACATCAGTTCTAGGCCTACCCTCTAG